The Haloplanus sp. CK5-1 genome segment AACACCCCGTCAAGGCAGTTCTGTGCCGGTACGTCCTCAGATCGATCAGGAACGAGACCGACACGATCGCCGAGCCACGTTGATGCACGACATTCACCGAGATGGCCGATGTCGCTGTTCACGCCGCGAGGCTGCGTGCGACTCATCGGTCGGACCCTCCATCGGCTTGAAGCCGTGCTGCTGGTATCTCAGTCGGAGTTGAGATGCTGTCGACGACGACATCATGCTCGAAGGCAGTCCGGTGGATATCCCGCGCTCGATGCAGGCGATCACGAGCGTCTGATCCGGTCGACACTGCTTCGAAGGGGCAGTCACGGCAGACGAGACGGTACGTCGAGCACTCGTCCAGCCCTCTCTCTGAGGCGACACGTGCGTAGTTGGGCGTCGACGAAGCCCACTCTCCGACTGGTGTCTCGTCCCGGACGATCTCCAAGAGGTCGAGACGGGCGACCTGTGACCACTGATCGAGTGCTCGAACTGCCTGTCGAGCTCGTCGTTCAGCTTCGATGTGACCGATATCTCCACCATCAGTACGGAGGTCAGTCTCGTCGGCGTCACTGAGTGTCTTCGCGAGTCCATTCAGACCAGACGGGCCCACGCGCTCGCGCTCAACAGGCGAATCGAAGCGAGACCCACACGCCCGGCACCGATACTGTTCATCACCGACCGCCGTCGACGCAGGATGCTCGGGAGCACGGCGGCGGATGCGTGGATCACTACAGTCCGGACACACCTGCATACGGTCGCGATCGTCGGTGTCGACGGTCCCACCGTCCGGGAGGAGCTCCGGGTCCTTCTCATCCTCATCCTCATCCTCGTCGTGATCCATTTCCATTTGCTTTCGAGCGCGGGCACGCTCTTCGGCGCGCTCTTCGATTTCACACTGGCGACAGAGGCGTCGCGACGTCGGCGCACTGCAGAGACGGCACGTCATAGCTGCACCCCCGATTCGCAGCCGACTGCATCCAGGTCGACGCGTTCCTCGAGGTCGATCGCCGCGTCCTCAACGCAGCCGGTGATACTCCGTTGGCTCCGCCTGCCGCCCGAGCCGCCGTCCGGGTGCCCGGCCATCTCGACGGCAACGAGCTTGTCGAGCGTCCGAGTGAGCTCGATGAGTGCCGCGTTCTGGATACGCATCTGCTCTGCGACGTCCTCGAGAGCGTCGGCCTGCCGCTCCATCGCGTTCAGTTCCTCGAAGCCGCCGTCGGTGACGACTGCCGTTACCGCACGTCCGCAGTCAGGGCACCGGCGTTGTCCGGCGTCGTCGACGTTGCACCGCTCGACCTCGCCGCACTCGTCACACTCGTAGATGGTGACACCACCGTCTGTTCGGAGGTCGTCACGCCGGCAACCGTCACACTGCTCGTTTCGCGTCGCGACGGTGTTGCTACACTCCATCGTCGCACACTTATTGAGACCGCCGTCGGTCAGCAGCGACGGGTCAAGGCTGCCATCGATGCGGGGATCATTTGAGTCGGACATCATTCGACACCTCCAGCAGCTCCACCCTCATCGACGACGACCGGTACCTCACGCACGCCGCCATCAGTAGAGGCATCCGCGTCGACGACGCGCAGCCCGGCTTGGTCGGCGAGCCACTGGATGCGGTCGCGCAGGCAGGCCTGCCCGGCTCCAGTCAGGGCATACTCGTGGGTACGCCCGTCGTGTTGGGTTCGTTCGAGGATGCCCGCATCGACGAGGCCGTCTAAGTTCTGGTAGATGCGAGCCCCCGGAAGTTCCTCATCGAAGTAGAGCTGCAGGTAGGTTTTGATTGCCGCACCCGACGTGACCGTATCCGTCGCCTGCAGGTGGGCGATCGCGGCCAGCTGATCGAGCTGGAAGCGGGTGACCGTAGTTGCGTGAACGTCGTCGCGACGCTCTGTCGGTGCGTCTGCGTCCGTTGGGGCCGTATTATTATTGCCCCCGGTGTTCTGGTCTGGCATGGGTCGTTTGAAACCTCCTGTTGGGGAGAGTAGACCCAGCCCGTCGTGCTGCAACACGGCGGGCATCTTCTGCCCACAAGGCCGGGTCATCCCACCCATATCTGGCTACACACTAATACTTTTCCCGCTACTAACCGGATTTAGTGGGGTTAGTAGCCTTATAATTAAGTGTGAGTAGCCGGAAGAGTCAGTCATATCGGTGTTACTATGAGTATATCTCCCCGAAAACGGGATGGAATGCGTCGAGACGCAGACTGGATGCGGCAACCAACGGACGACCGTATCTTGGAGGTACTGCGCGAAGAGGGAAACATGACTCCTCGGGCAGTGTCTAAGGAGGGGGAAGTCGCACGCGTAGATGTTTCCCGCGATTATGCTGGTGACCGTCTCCGTGAGCTCCGACGCTACGGTTTGATCGAGCGTGTTGACCGGGGGCTCTATCGCCTCACAGACAACGGTGAGGCCTATCTCGACGAGGAACTCGACGCCAGCGAGCTTGAGCCGGTTGACGATCTCAAGTAGCACTTCTATACTCGCTGAAGCCGCACCAGGACATCATCAACCCAGTCGGGCAGGTCGATATCGGCCAAGTCATCGTTACGGTCCCACGAGGTGACGACATCGGGATCGTGTCCTTCTCGGACATACTCAACAGTGGGCAGGGACCCACCAAGTAACGGGGGTTACCTTCCGAGGGGGGTCAGTGGGATATCGAACTCAGAGGCGATCGAGGCATCGATCACCCGATACATCCGCGAGTTGTCCTCGTGCTCGGTCCAGTCGATGAGATCGTATTCGCGGAGTTTATCCAATTTCGTTCGCCGAGCTCTGCGAGAGATGGGGTGTTGGGGGCGATTCTTCGCGTACGCATGCTCTTGGATCGCCTCATACGAGTCGTGTAGCTTGCTGCTTTCGAGCGTGTCATGCGCGCGAATTAGTTCGTAGAGGACGTGGTGATGATATGGGAGCGACCGAAGGTTCGACTCCCGAATCTCGGTCTGTGCACGGGCTCGGCCGTCGGTGATATCTCGATCAGTGATCGCGTCGTGATCCTGATTTTCGGCGATCTTCGCGGCCCAGCGAAGCGTTTGGATCCCCCGACGAGCGACTCCGGCGACAATATTCCCGATCGTAACCAGTTGCTCTCGCGAGACGGCACCGGATTCAAGGCCGAACTCGGCACGCGGTTCGAGGATATCCGCCAGTTCAGTGGCCGTGTACCGAGTAAGCCGGATGTGATGATCGCCGTCGAATCGAGACCGATAGCGCGAGTCAACTCGAGCAAACCAGTCATCAGCATCGTGTGCGATGACGATCGTCGCTACTTCAGGGACCCCGGCAAGCATATCGAGGGCATCGGTCTCTGGAACGTCGTCGGCTTCGTCGATAATCAGAAGGTAGGGATCATCGACGAGCTCCTGGAGGATCTGTGGGAGATCAGCTGTCGGCGTTCCACGATGGACAGTCGTTCCACTTGGGTGGTCGTTGATCGCTTCTCGAAGGAGATCACCACAGGTCATTCCAAGCGCGCGGATGTGCGTCGTCGCAACCGCGGTTGGCTGTTGAGGATTATCAAGTAGAAATCGGGCCAGCACGGTCTTCCCGACGCCACTCGGGCCAGTGATAAGCGCGTCCTCCGGGTAGTGCCCACTCACGGCTGGTTTGAGGATACGCGAGAGCTGTGAGGTCTCACTATCACGGTGGAGGAGCTCTCGAGGGAGCCGTGTTTCGTGGAACACCTCCGGATCAGTGATCATAGACGACTCTGCACAGACCTGATACAAATAATGGGGGTTCAGTTCCGAGTCCCCCTCGAAACACAACACAGGAGTGCGTTTATCAACAGGTGCCGATTGCAGACCCTCATGGACGGGACAGAACCATGGCACCTCTATTCAACTGAAGGAGCAGCGACCCATCTGAAACGGCCCGATAGCGACGAGACGTACTGTGGTGACGCGCTCAAGACGTATCGCCCACAGGGAACGGTTACAGATCCAAGTGCGTTCTACCTTCAGGATCAGTTCTGTACGGACTGTCTATACCAAGTTCTTGGCAAACACGCGACAGCAGTACTGGACAAGATCGCGGACTCAGACGAATAGCGACAGGTGTCACTCCGTACGTAGCGTCGATAAAAGAAACCGCGTCGGGTGACCGCTACCGGCGGTCAGTCGTGGTTCCTTATTCGTCGCGCCGGGTGGCCAGCAGTGCCGCCGCCAGCAGCGCGATGACTGCGATGACTGCACCGAAGCCCGGCCCGCCGCCCTCCGTGGGCGTCGCCGTGTCGGTCGGTTCCGGCGTGTCCGTTGCCGTCGGCTCGGGCGTGTCCGTTGCCGTCGGTTCCGGCGTGTCCGTTGCCGTCGGTTCCGGCGTGTCCGTCGGTTCCGGCGTCGCAGTCTGGCGGTTCTGGACGATCTCTACGCTTTCGACGTCCTCGTTGAAGGCGTCGTCAGCCACGAGTTCGTACGTGCCAGTCTGGACGTCGTCGAGTTCGAGCGAGACCATGTACTGTCCGTCGTAGCCCCACTCGTCGGTCGTGCTCAGCGCGACCGAGTCGCCCTCGTCGGTGCTGAGCTCGACGGTGATCGAGTTGTCGTCCGGTCGCAGGTTGGTCGTCCCCGCGACGACCATCGTGTCGTCGACGGCGATCGGGTTGACGCCCGAGGCTTCAGCGCCCTCGGGGTAGACGCTCTGGATCGAGGTCGACGATTCCGCGAAGCGGAACTGCGCGTTGACGATCCGGTCGTCGCTCGCGACCGCTTCGACCGTCTGGTCGAGGAAGCGAGCGCGCATCTGGTCGCCCGTCAGACCCGAGCCAGACAGGTTGTCCTCGACGAAGTCCGCGAGGTTGCCGCTCGGGAGTTCGCCGTCGCCGTAGTCGCCGTCACGACCCGACGTCAGGATGTGAACGCTGGCCTGACCCGTCGCGAAGCCGTCGGGGCCGACGACGTTGACTTCGTCCTCTTCGAACGTGTTGTCATCGTCGACCGAGATGGTCTCGTGGTTCGCGTTCCCGCGGTTGTCGAAGAACACCACGTCGACGTCCTGGTTACCCAGGGCGGTCCCCGAGATGTTCACGTCACCGTCTTCTTCGGCCACTTGGCCGCCGACGGTCTTGACGTTCGCGCTCAGCTCAGTGTCGACCACGCGGAGCGACGACTGGCTGCTCGTGCCCGTGTTGAACTCCGAGACCGGCACGGAGCTCTGGACGTTGTTGCTGCCACCCACGTCGGCCGTGTCGATCACGCCGAGTCGGTAGCTCCCGGGCAGCGAGAGGATGTTGTTGCCCGGCTCGTCGTCACCCTGCGAGAGGATGACGTCTTCCTTTTCGAACGTGTCGTCGGCGTCGACGCCGATCTCGCCGTCGGTGCCACTGCTGTCACCGTTCAGGTCGATCAGCTTGTATTCGCCGTCGCGGCGGATGTACAGCGACACGTCGTCGATGCCTTCCGAGGCGGTCCCGTTGACGTCGATTTCGCTGCCGACAACGTAGGTGTTGTCGGGCGTGTTGAGGGAGACGCTACCCTCTTCGACGGTCAGCGAGGGGTCGTCCTCGGAGCTGGCCGGGAGGTTCGGCACTTCGTCACCGGCCGCGTAGAGGTCGAGGTCGACGTCGGTCGTGTCGAGGTTCGTCGTGTCGACCTGTCCGCGCGCGATACCGGTGTCGTCGTCGATGGTCAGGTTCGCGTACGCGTAGTTGACGTCCGAGACGTCTGCACCGGACGGAAGAGGGTCACCGCTCTGGTAGACTTCCGTGTCGTTGACGACAACGCCGACGGAGTCCGTGTCGCCGACCTGACCGAAGACGCGCCGTGCGTCGCCGATCGTGACGCCGTCACGGAGGTCGTCGGAGTCGATGGTGACGACGTGGTCCTGGCCCGCGTTCGAGCCGCGGACCGAGAAGGTCACGTCGTTCCCGCGCGTGACCGAGTCTTCGTCCAGGTCGAGCGTGACGTCGTCGTCACCGGTGACGGTGACGGTCGTCGACTCGACGGCCTGACCGAAGTCGAGGTCGTCGGAGCCGGCGACCTCGATGGTGTAGGTACCCGTCCCGAGGTCGGTGAAGTCGAGTTCCCAGCCGACGTCACCGTCGGTGCCGATACCCGACTTGATCGCGTTACCGGTCGCGTCGCGGTCGGAGATAGCGTCACCAGTGACATCGAGGCCGCCCTCGTTCTCGACGGTGAGTTCGAGGTCCTCGGCCTGCTCGTAGTTGTACGAGGCGTTGACCGAGAGGTCACCCGAGCCGCTCACGTCCGTTTCGCCTTCGGGGACGGAGCCGCCCGCGATGTCCTCGTCCTGACTGTTCAGGACTTCGAGGTCGTCGACCTGCGGTCGCAGGAGAGTCACACCAATGCCTGGTGTAGTGCCACGGAACTCGTTGGTCGGACCGTCGATGTCGTACTGGCCCGTAGCCCGATCCTGATCGATCGGGACGGTCAGCGTCTGACCTTCGGCGTCTCCGGTGACACCAGTCAGGGAGCTCACATCGTCGCCGTCCGTGGCGACGAACGTGATGCCTTCCTCACCCTGGAAGACGGTCGCGCCGTCGTAGACGTCACCGCCACCGCTACCGGGGTCGGCGCGGGTGGTGATGTCCGAGACGGTCACACTTGCGAAGGCAGTGGAACCAAGCTCGTAGGTTGCGTCGTCGTTGTCGTCCACTGCAGCCGAGAGGTCGTAGGTGCCACTCGAAGCAGTGCTCCAGTCGATGGTAACGTCGGCAGTGACAGTAACGTCCGTGTCACCGCTGGTACCATCTTGTTGAGCGCCAGGTACAGTGACAGTAAACACACCGTCAGAGGTGGCAGCGTCACTGGTAGTAAGGGAAACACCTGACGAATTCTCTGCCGAGAGGGCAGAGACTCCGCTGATTGAACCAGCACCCGAACTCAGTTGGATCGGGTTACCTGCGCCGTCGGCAGTAACATTTGTAACCGTAAACTGTACCGTATGCGTTGTACTCGCTTGCCCAGCAACAGCGGGGTCCACCGAACCGTTGGTGATCCCGTCTGCTGGGGCCGCTGCAGCCGTTCCCGAGAGCGCCACGGTGCCAGCGAAGACGCTGAACACCATGAGCGCCGCGAGAATGACTGCGCGGGCTTTGTCGTTATAGTCTGTCATGTTTTGCGTTGTTGTCTGCATCGGCAATCCAGAGTCATTCTTTCATGCCGGATTTGTGGTCTGGCACTGCGCCAACCACGGGTAGGGGTACTCAAAGGATACCGTGGGTATATTAAATGTTTTGTGGTTGAACGCTGTGTATGGCGCATGTCAGACGCTCTCACGGAGGTATACGAATATGAGCCGTTCCACCAGACATAGGCAGATACGTTATGAAGACACCCGTCGTCAGGGAAAAATAGGATACCAATGACAGAGTCCACTCTTGATCGACGTTACCTTGCGATACTGTTCGATACTGTAGGTACCATCCGTGTGAAAATTAAACAACGAGACGACCGCGCAGTCGGATACTCGCTTCGACCGCAACTCCGAGTGGGACGGCCCAATTCGCGACGGTCAATCATTGACGCCCTCGCAACGTACTGTGAGGACAACGCAATTCACTACCGAATCGAAGAGCGGACGAGTCGGGACTCAGTACGGCTTGTTGTCTCGGGAATCTCGAATAGCAAGCAATTGCTGACTGCATTTCGGCCCGATATGATTCAACAAGCCGATGCCGTAGCGATCATGTTGGATGAGATTATCCCATCGCTTGAAGCTGGCAAGCAGGGCTCGAAAGAGGGCATGCTTGAGATTATGGGGTCTGTTGATCGGTTGCGAGCGACACTCCGCCACAAAGAAGATCGCAAATACGACAAGGCCTATTTTGAGTCCGAGTGGGCGGATGAGGTAGCGTAGTCAGCGCAGGCGACATTGTCAGCAGGGTGGCCCTCCGACGTACGTTCCGGCCAAATTTCAGGCCACCCGGGCCATCGTCCTCAAAGAACGCAGATCTCGAACTTCTCTTCGTCCTCGTCAAAATCGATCGCGACGTGATCGCCTTTCTCTGCCCCCAACTGTTCGAGATCGTCTCGAGGGAGTGAGACACCGAGGGTCCCACAACTGTTCAGGTCCTGCAGTTGGCGCGTGTCGCCACCATCTGAGAGTATCTCGATGAAAGTTTCGTCCATACAGATCTGATACTGTCCAATCTACATAATCTCTCCCCAGTGTGAACACCGTTCATACTGTGAAACCATAACAACTCTGATATGTTTTAACAAATAGTACTGAGCGTGTCATAGAAGAGTTCACATGGCTCGCTGAATCAGCTTAGACAAATTGAAACCGTCGTGCACTTGGTGCACGCTGTTCTTAGATGTTTTAGCTATGGCAAAAGAAAAGTTCGGAGTCGCTGTTGACGAGGAAATCGTGCGAGAAGTGGATGAACTGGTCGCTGAGTGTGACGACCTCGGAGCCAGCCGCTCCGAGACCGTCGAAGCCATCCTCACAGCGTTCGTTCACTCCGAGACGAACCACGCTGAACGGGTGCGAGAAATCATTATTCGGAGACGAAAGGGAAATCTCTGACTGGTTTTGAACTCCGTGCACTGAGTGCACGTACTTCTAAGCTAATAACCCACTATAATAGTAATCAAACTGACTATAGTGTGTGAAGAGTTCTATGACACGCTCAATAGTACTCGGAATATTGGCTCATCGGGCCGCTGCCGGGCCCGAGTACCCCTACCCGCTCGGGAGGGAAGACAGGTGATTTCGGACGAACTCGCCCCAAAAGGGCACGACGGGAGGGTCGCCCGATGAGCAGCGGCGACTGGGAGAGCTACCAGCATCACGACGCTGGCAAGCAGGCCCACGAAGGCCGGCTCAGAACTGCACTCCGGCGGATCAGCGAGCGAGTGCGGGGTGATAGATGAGCAGTAGCTATCGCCACACGGTCTTCAGCGCCGCGAAAGAGCGCTGGCCGCTGGGCAGCCTCGGCACCGGCTTGCTGGGGGTCTACGTCGCGATCATCCCGGCGGTCGGACTCGCGCCGGCCGGCGACCTCCTGATCGTCGTGCTCGCGTCACTGTTGGTGATCGCGAGCACGCATCTCGCGCGGGCCGAAGGCCGGCGCGCGTACCTGGAGGCCGAGCGATGACGCGGCGTAACGGCGAGGTAGCGGTCAAGCGGGACGGCCACGTGCACGCAGTCGCCGCGCCGGAACTCTCCGGGCCGATCAACGTCGACGTCGACGCACTGCTGTTGCGGAAACGGGGCGGTTGGGGCACCCGGCTCGAGGAGGTCCCAGAGTGATCGTCAGCGCATCGGTGTTCCTTGGAGCTCTCGTCGCCGGAATGGCGCTCAAGATGCGCCTGTCTTCACCTATCGATCGGGTGTTCGATTTCATAGACAGAGCGTTCACGGCGCGCTATCCAGCTTGGGGTGGCTTGACCGCCTTCAGCACGCTGGCGTTCCTGTGGATGGGAGTTTACGTGCTCCCTCCAGATGGCGGGGGCGCTGTCATCGATCTGCTGTGGATCGTGATGTTGGTAGCGATCCCACTGGCCGCCTACGGCGCATCCTCTGCGTTCGTCGAGATCGGAGTCGGCTGGGTCAGGCAAACCGGGATGTCGGTCTGCGGGGCGTACCTGAGCCTCGTTGCCCACGTCGCTTGGGTGTTCAACGCGGGTTGGACGCCGTCGTTGACTGATCCCGCAAGTCGGCAACTCATCCTCGATTCGGGTGCCTTCGTGTGGTATAGTCTCGCGCTCGCCTTCGCCTCGATCGTCGTGGTCGCCGGCGGTGGCGGAGCGCTTGACCGCGCGGTCACCGCCTTTCAGCGCGCAACGGGCCGCCAGGAGGCTGTGCCGTGACCGGGCCGACCGGCATCGCCGTCTCGGACGCGTTCGCGGACTACCTCGAGGACCTCCGCCGGACGGTCCACTTCCCGCGCTGTGCATCGCTCAGACAGAATAGGGGCACGCCCAGCCCGAACCCGGGCTTCAGACTTTCATGAACACTACGAAACTCAAAGCAGTGCTGTTCGCCGCCATCATGGTCACGTCCGTGTTCGCGGGCGTGATGGGTGCGGCGACGGCCCAAAGCGACACACCGGACGCACCGGGCGTCCAGACTGAAGGTACCGTCACGATCGACTCTCACAACACGACCTGGGACTCCCCACTCCACTACGAGAACGATAACGGGGAGGTCGTCGCACTTGACGGCCACGTCAACGCCTCGCAGGACAACCCCTATCGGTTCGACGTCTCGCACGTCGAGTTCGGGGACGCCGACGAGTTCCCGCACAGTGATGCGGACATCTCGTGGTACAACGAGTCCCGATGGACGGTCGGCGGATCGGCCTCCGCGAAGGGCTCGGTCGCCGAGACGACCACCGAGGGTACGCCCGCTCTCGAGGTCGCGACCGACGACTCGATGACCTCGGGCGACACCGTCCAGGTCACGTTCGACGACGTCGACATCAGCAGCGACGTCCAAAAGAAGCACCTCGCAACGGCGCTGAACGTGCCGGCGCTCGACTCGGGCGCTGAAGTGCAGATCCGCGCCGAGGAAGCGGACGGCGACTACGTGCGCGCTGTGATCAACTCCTCCGCATCGGGCGAGGACACGATCGCGAACTCGACGGGCGACGGCCGGCTCTACCAGCGTCAGATGGGTCAGATGACGGTTTACGGCACTGGTGACGGCACGCTCTCGAACATCGACTCGGTGACCGTCCAGATCACCGACGCCGACGCGACTGTCGAGATGACGATGCTGAATCTCGACAAGATGGGGACGTACACCTACGGTGAGACTCGCGAGGACACCGACGACGATGATGAACTCGAGACGACCCAGATCACCGAGCGCAAGGACGCGGGCGCGGTCGAAGTCCACTCGCTCGACACGCTGGGCGACTCGATCCGCGGCTCGAGCGGCGCGACGGTCCACGGCCTCACGATGGACGTCATCAAAGAGGTCGAGGACGTCGACCCGGACGACATCGAGTACAACCTAACGGAGACCGACGACCGACCGGGCTACCACGGCACGGCGACGCTGTGGATCCCGACCGGCGTCGAGTCCGCGTACGAACTCGGCTGGACGGGCCTCTCGACGACGGCCGAGCAGGCCTACCTCGAGGACCGCTACCTCGCCGTCGAGTACGCTGAGGGTGTCGGTGACACGAACCCGCAGGACGTCGGCTCCTGGACGGATCAGACTGGCATGTTCAGCGAAGAGGGCACGGTCCACTCGATCGACGACACGATCCAGCCGGGCCAGACCAACTACGTGCGCGTCTCGCTACGGCTCCAAGAGAGCG includes the following:
- a CDS encoding PhiH1 repressor, translated to MRQPTDDRILEVLREEGNMTPRAVSKEGEVARVDVSRDYAGDRLRELRRYGLIERVDRGLYRLTDNGEAYLDEELDASELEPVDDLK
- a CDS encoding Cdc6/Cdc18 family protein, translating into MITDPEVFHETRLPRELLHRDSETSQLSRILKPAVSGHYPEDALITGPSGVGKTVLARFLLDNPQQPTAVATTHIRALGMTCGDLLREAINDHPSGTTVHRGTPTADLPQILQELVDDPYLLIIDEADDVPETDALDMLAGVPEVATIVIAHDADDWFARVDSRYRSRFDGDHHIRLTRYTATELADILEPRAEFGLESGAVSREQLVTIGNIVAGVARRGIQTLRWAAKIAENQDHDAITDRDITDGRARAQTEIRESNLRSLPYHHHVLYELIRAHDTLESSKLHDSYEAIQEHAYAKNRPQHPISRRARRTKLDKLREYDLIDWTEHEDNSRMYRVIDASIASEFDIPLTPLGR
- the csg gene encoding HVO_2072 family ArtA-dependent S-layer glycoprotein, which encodes MDDNDDATYELGSTAFASVTVSDITTRADPGSGGGDVYDGATVFQGEEGITFVATDGDDVSSLTGVTGDAEGQTLTVPIDQDRATGQYDIDGPTNEFRGTTPGIGVTLLRPQVDDLEVLNSQDEDIAGGSVPEGETDVSGSGDLSVNASYNYEQAEDLELTVENEGGLDVTGDAISDRDATGNAIKSGIGTDGDVGWELDFTDLGTGTYTIEVAGSDDLDFGQAVESTTVTVTGDDDVTLDLDEDSVTRGNDVTFSVRGSNAGQDHVVTIDSDDLRDGVTIGDARRVFGQVGDTDSVGVVVNDTEVYQSGDPLPSGADVSDVNYAYANLTIDDDTGIARGQVDTTNLDTTDVDLDLYAAGDEVPNLPASSEDDPSLTVEEGSVSLNTPDNTYVVGSEIDVNGTASEGIDDVSLYIRRDGEYKLIDLNGDSSGTDGEIGVDADDTFEKEDVILSQGDDEPGNNILSLPGSYRLGVIDTADVGGSNNVQSSVPVSEFNTGTSSQSSLRVVDTELSANVKTVGGQVAEEDGDVNISGTALGNQDVDVVFFDNRGNANHETISVDDDNTFEEDEVNVVGPDGFATGQASVHILTSGRDGDYGDGELPSGNLADFVEDNLSGSGLTGDQMRARFLDQTVEAVASDDRIVNAQFRFAESSTSIQSVYPEGAEASGVNPIAVDDTMVVAGTTNLRPDDNSITVELSTDEGDSVALSTTDEWGYDGQYMVSLELDDVQTGTYELVADDAFNEDVESVEIVQNRQTATPEPTDTPEPTATDTPEPTATDTPEPTATDTPEPTDTATPTEGGGPGFGAVIAVIALLAAALLATRRDE